The following proteins come from a genomic window of Pseudomonas sp. MAG733B:
- a CDS encoding PA3611 family quorum-sensing-regulated virulence factor, whose translation MLRLIVPSTAILLALSFNAQAASLSEQNLNKELQNVAKQSSVGTPRAINEDILDQGYTVEGKTLINHLSVQSSHANKMRADPKAVYFQLGASVCNNPSFRKLMAKGAIMRYDFTEVKTNRAVGSASYQESDCPKTPAKKK comes from the coding sequence ATGCTGCGCCTTATCGTTCCCTCCACTGCCATTCTGCTGGCGTTGTCTTTCAACGCTCAGGCCGCATCCTTGAGTGAGCAGAATCTGAACAAAGAGCTGCAAAACGTCGCCAAACAAAGCAGCGTTGGCACTCCACGGGCAATCAATGAAGACATTCTCGATCAGGGCTACACCGTCGAAGGCAAAACGCTGATCAACCACTTGAGCGTGCAAAGCAGCCACGCCAACAAGATGCGCGCCGACCCGAAAGCCGTGTACTTCCAGCTGGGTGCCTCGGTCTGCAACAACCCGTCGTTCCGCAAGCTGATGGCCAAGGGCGCGATCATGCGTTACGACTTCACCGAGGTGAAGACCAACCGTGCGGTGGGTTCTGCCAGCTATCAGGAATCGGATTGCCCGAAAACGCCGGCGAAGAAAAAGTAA
- a CDS encoding LOG family protein, producing the protein MPYQPNDLLSRHFEESGHDLISKVEEQLNLVSPNSPNIPIYRDMILTVLRMAQEDHNRWNAKITLQALRELEHAFRVLEQFKGRRKVTVFGSARTPVEHPLYAMARELGAALARSDLMVITGAGGGIMAAAHEGAGRDHSLGFNITLPFEQHANPTVNGTSNLLPFHFFFTRKLFFVKEADALVLCPGGFGTLDEALEVLTLIQTGKSPLVPVVLLDAPGGKFWQGALDFIHQQLEENRYILPTDMKLVRLVYSAEEAVEHINQFYSNFHSSRWLKHQFVIRMNHKLSERALEHMQEAFADLCLSDQFHQHAYSGEEHDEAQFSHLARLAFTFNARDHGRLRELVDYINLPENWAQSQPQAQQRTREPSKVT; encoded by the coding sequence ATGCCTTACCAACCGAATGACCTCCTGAGCCGTCATTTTGAAGAAAGCGGCCACGACCTCATCAGCAAGGTCGAAGAGCAACTCAACCTTGTTTCACCCAACAGCCCGAACATCCCTATCTACCGCGACATGATCCTGACCGTGCTGCGCATGGCCCAGGAAGACCACAACCGCTGGAATGCCAAGATTACCCTGCAAGCCCTGCGCGAACTGGAGCACGCCTTCCGCGTGCTCGAACAGTTCAAGGGGCGCCGCAAAGTCACGGTGTTCGGCTCGGCACGCACACCCGTCGAACACCCGCTGTATGCAATGGCCCGGGAACTCGGTGCCGCGCTGGCACGCTCGGACCTGATGGTCATCACTGGCGCAGGCGGCGGCATCATGGCTGCCGCCCACGAAGGTGCCGGTCGGGATCACAGCCTCGGTTTCAACATCACCCTGCCCTTCGAGCAGCATGCCAATCCGACCGTCAACGGAACGAGCAACCTGCTGCCCTTCCACTTCTTCTTCACGCGCAAGCTGTTCTTCGTCAAGGAAGCCGATGCGCTGGTGCTGTGCCCTGGCGGATTCGGCACTCTGGATGAAGCACTGGAGGTACTGACGCTGATTCAGACCGGCAAAAGTCCACTGGTGCCGGTGGTGCTACTGGACGCGCCGGGTGGCAAGTTCTGGCAAGGCGCGCTGGACTTTATCCATCAGCAACTGGAGGAAAACCGCTACATCCTGCCCACCGACATGAAACTGGTGAGACTGGTCTACAGCGCCGAGGAAGCTGTCGAACACATCAACCAGTTCTACAGCAACTTCCACTCCAGCCGCTGGCTCAAGCATCAGTTCGTGATCCGCATGAATCACAAGCTCAGTGAGCGGGCACTCGAACATATGCAGGAAGCATTCGCGGACCTGTGCCTGAGCGATCAATTCCATCAACACGCCTACAGTGGCGAAGAGCACGACGAAGCGCAGTTCAGCCATCTGGCGCGATTGGCCTTCACCTTCAACGCCCGTGATCATGGTCGGTTACGAGAGCTGGTGGATTACATCAACCTGCCGGAAAACTGGGCGCAGTCCCAGCCTCAGGCACAACAGCGCACACGGGAACCTTCAAAGGTTACGTGA